AATACGTTGAATAAATCTGCACTATGGTTTGCTCTCAGATCAGatatattcatttttcattatatttcatttttctataTAACAGGTGGTTGGAAGAAAATACATTCGTTTGTACTCCCCAGAAGACACTGACAAAGTGTATCCTCACCAGTCTGGGCTGTTACACAACACAAGCCAGGTACAAGCCTTTTACTGCATTTTTCCATTCTCCTCTCCTGGGCAGCAAAGGCAGAATTTTGTGGGCTGTTGCCACAATGATACCTATGCCTGTAAACTAGTCCACACTTAGAAATTAGTCACTCATGATCAACATTTACTGTCCCCCCATTCACCCGAGTGGGTTTTAAGGAATAATGTGAAAGACACTACTACTCATGTTTGCTACCTTAGTGTAGCTTTACCACCCTAAGAAATATACAGCGTTTAATTAGAGCAGATCAGTACAGGCAgctgtacaatttaaaaaattacaaatgattGTGTCTTCATTATAAAATTGCTGGTGAAATATGGGACCTTGTTGGTCTCTGAATTAAACATGAGAAGGCAGCAAGCATTATTACAGTTCAGTGTTCAAGTGTCCTGGATGAAAGGAATCTTGGGGCCGAGCGCTACTATATTTCATAATCAAGAGAGAGGGAGCAGGCAGGAGTAGTGTCCAGGGAATTGTGGTCAGTGCTGTGAAACATGGTCTGCTGTAGAGACTCGTCTCATTTTGGTAGCAAAGGAggagaaaacttttaacttatACGAGTATGAATGTGCAGCACTTCTGTATGGTTCTGATTCCTTTGTGCTGGGTCACATTCTCACGGACAGCAACAGGGCAGAAGGTGCTACATCACCAGTATCCACCAGAGAGCGATATGTGTACAGGGTTAAAATTGCAAGAACACTTGCTGCTGCCGCAGCACCATCTGGTGTGCACTGCTGTTGCCCATGTAATGTTCTCTATTGCCCCAGTTATATGTGGTACCAGCACAACAATACagggaaaacaaaactgtaattTCAATACTCAAGGTGTTTAAATGATTTTGTACAAGATTTAATCCGTTTATGTTTATTATTCTAGAGGGGAGACCATTTCTAGTGAATAACAAACCacaaaaatccttttttttctcaggtGGAAGTGGAGAATCCAGACCTGGAACACTTCCCAAATTTTGCCAAGGCTCCTTTTCAAGAGTGTGTTCTGCACCCTGGGGAAGTTCTTTTCATCCCAGCAAAGTACTGGCATTATGTGAGATCTCTTGATGTCAGCTTCTCTGTCAGTTTTTGGTGGTCCtaactaaaaaaattaaactgaagGTTGTAACTCACATTTCTGAAAGTGTGGATTCTATGGATTGTGATGAAGCagacttttcccagaagcaccCTGCTAAAAATTAATGCCAGGTTTATTACAATTTTATTCTGCTTCAGATTCATGATTTAGTATGGCTTGTAGTTGGGGCTTTTCCTTTTTTACCCAATTTTCCTTACTCTGCAGGGGTTAGAATTAATGTGAATTAAATTGCAATGGCTCACTTtgtaaaaggaaatattacactTGATGCAGTATAATTTGTTTCAAATGTTCactttcaaatatatattttatttatgttaaaaatacaCTTGAATAGTACAGCAAATACAGTGTAAAAGTTTAGTCATATCCGATGACAAACAGTAATGTTGATATTTAGTTGTTGTTTAATCTATTTCTCATGTAACAACAATAGTAGAGAAAAATATGCATGCAGTTCATGgaacaaacaaaatgaataatGAGGACTATCATAGCAaactaaaaaaacttttaaaagctgatagttaaattaaaagctatttattaaattaaaagctaACTTTATGAAGTGTCACATGACATAACAGTAGCTTCACTTCCTTAATCTCTTGGAGCGTGAGGGTGCAGTGTCTTGGGTAGTGTTCTCCTTCGCTGCCATAGCCTGGCCAGGAGAGGGTGCCTGTGGTGAAGGGCAACTGAGATCTGTCAGAACGGAGAGAGAAAACAGCTTAGCCTCAACAGTGCTTAAAAAGGAAAGCCGATGATGAATGCTTCATTTTAGGTTGTTGAAACCAACTTCAAAGTCTAAGTACCATAAAATGCTACAGCAGTTATAGCAATATGCagtaaaatttgtatttttttcatttattcataTTGGATCAAGACTGAATTACTCACGCAAGTGAGTATTAATTCACTAGAATTCTTAATACAGTACTTTAGTATTCCTAAAACTACATGGTTTTAGTCACCATGTAGTAAAAAGAATACTGAAGTTTTTTATGGCCATTTCTGTACATATCCACTTTGAAAGACAAAACGGAGCATTAAGCATCGAACCTGTAGCTGTTATTGCTTACAATACACTGAATTCAGAAGAAATTTAGCAGATGAATAAAATGGATACCTGGAATCTCATGAGGCCAGAATTCATTGCAAGAAGGACAGCGAGGATCGGTACGACCCTTGAAATATCTTGCCACGCATGGTATGTGCATTTTGATGCCACACTCTGGGTTTTCACACATCTGACCCTAAAAGACAGGAATTTTAGAGTTTGAGAAATCAGTGTCGGATTTGTCTCTCACAAAAATCTTCCTGAGCTGCTTCTGTATTCTACCCATCAATCTAAAGTGGTCTTTAAAAGCTACGGAGTACCATTTAACATGAAACTTTCAAGACTGTCCACCGTATGTCCTTATTAAGATCATACTTTTAAGTTCTGAATCCTTTAAAGGGTTATTCAAATCAGTATCTGCTTTGTTTTCTGCATTTGAAACCCCACCACCAAACCACGTTTTTAAACACAGGAACCATGTGTTCAGTTTCACAAGTGAAAAAAGACTACATTGATGACAGTGAGAGGCGGAGGATTGTTTATGAACTTACTATTTTACTATTTAAACTTTTATGATATAATGTTCAGTAGTCTTTAAAGAGCTTATCTTCCTCTCAACCCACAACATACTTTCAATAATAGAGATGGCCCTCGTAATGTTGAAGAGAACCAATCCAGTTTGTGACATTCACAATGCCTCCAGCAACTGCATGACATAATACTACTGGAATTTGATGTTTCAGAAGAATGTACATTGAGaataaaaaattacaaagaTTTTATAATAAATCTGAAAACTGAGTCAGACATTTATCCTAATCCTGAGTGATTTTCATTTCCTAATGTTATCATAAAGTAAACATATACACTTCATTTAACTTATTCTGCTAAAATCACACAATTCTGTGGATCCAAATGAAGTCTAACAGGTGAGAGAAATCACTCTCCCTCCTTTGCTGAAATTACCTCTAGACTGGACCACGCATGTCTGGTGTATATTTTTAGAAGAATGACACATACAGGATTAGAGTACCACTGTtgtattttcttattaaaaaacaaagccaTAAACATTAACTGAGTCATTTAATACGTTTTAAAATCTTTCAAAAATGCCTCTGAtacctttttaaatgttaagctttatttttaattaaactaatcAAATCCAGGACACAGGAATGCTGTGCTAGCAGAAGGTCTGATTGCTGCAGACTGAGTTTCAGGATAATGTTGATAGAAACCACTCTGCTGTGACAAGTGTATAGGTTCCTGTGTGAAATGGGTTTGGCACTATTCCTAATGTGTGTGCCGCCGCACAATGAAACCACCCTGCGTGAATGTCAGCCATTACCAAAACAGAAACCTGCTGTGAAGGAGCATAGGAGCTTCAAGACATTTTCACCCTCACACTGagtgattttcatttttgatttaAACGGGGTCTTGCTAGATGGCCACACAAAAAAATATCCATAAAATTTATAATGGTGTGGTGCAATCTAAACATAAGAGGTCTGTTATTCCTTTTTATGGGCTACATTACATAGAGGCATCTTTACCTGAATAGCAATGTTGCGGCAGATGTTGCAAACCTTTACCAGGTCCTGGTAAATATTCTGGATGTAGGGTTCCATCTCCATAATGCAGCGAGTGCTTAGAGTATATTCACCATCCTTctatcaaaaataaaacagcattcACCAAATATCAGAAAACAACAAAGCTATATATCCCATAAGAAACAGTAAGATCTCAAGAGTCTTGGTTAGGATCACTGTACTACCACCCAAACCCAGCTCCAGACTATCAGGACAACACAGGACAAGTTAGCCCAATCCAGCACATTTTCTATTCAGATTTAAAACATTAAGATGTTCTGAAATTCCTAATACTGCATGGGAGCGTAGTATAGTATCTTAACCTCATACAACCACTTGTCTTGAACCAGTCTCTGAAGGACttgttctgtttctttctttttcattttctttggctgCAGTCTGTCTGCAAGGTTCAGGATTTCTGTGGATGAAGCTGTTCCAGTTTCAGAGTCCACAATCAGGTCCATCTAAagcaaagcaaaagaaaatgttttcagtcaGTGCTGACACTTCTTGTACCAGtgtgttttattaaaagaaaccTGCCGTTTGAAAAACTCCTGTGTTATTCTGGAACAAAATCACTCCAAAGGGAtttgactttattttaaaaacattctaatACAGTATACCACCCTTTAAAAGACTCAGTCCTCAAATGAACTAtttgttcatacagaaagattaTTTCAGGGCTTCAAGTttatacagaaacattttgattAGAGAACATCTATATTTATCAACACATGTTTGTTATAAGTGAAGCAGAAAATATGCAAATTTAGTGGATAGAAAATAGCATGAAAAAATGATGTTAATGATATGCTATACTCATCTGGGTACAAacaatttaaaagcatttaCCCATATCCCAGGTAACATGCTATCTGCAGGCCAGAAATTTATGTGAACATTGCTTGTTAATCGGAGGACCCCCTTATCAAAGGCTACCCTAAGAATCATTCATTCCTAGGTCTGTAAATACCTTATCTGTCACAACTGAATGTGGTGGACTCATAGTCCTCTAAAGCAATGGCTCCCAACCACTGTTTCTAGAACCCCCAAAACAAATGGGAACCCCCAAATGTAATACAGTAGTGTGTTAAATCGGTAATCTCATTTGGAAGATATACTTTAACAGAATTTACATTGGATCGGTTACCCTATAGTTGTGCTTTGCTTTTTTATAACATTATCTGACACAAAAAAACTGATAAAGTGTTCCTCCTTCACTGGTTTCCTTCTCAGATGGGGTTCTGAAACTGTAGGTGAAAAACTACAGCAGATAAACTTGGGCTCACAACCAAGCTGATTAATTATAAGATAACCGCAGTTTTGAGATGATCGTGTTCTCATTCTCAAACTATTTTTAACAAGGTCTGTGAAATTACTCCTAAAAGTAAAACTGTATTTGCAAATAACATTGAAACTCATGAATCcaatacataataaaaaaacactagtTTTGATTCGCAAATGTTAACTGACAGACAAGGAAATTGGTGCTAAAATAAACAAGATGGATTACTATTTCATCTAGGACCATTAAGTGCATTATgtccaaatacagtacagaattTAAAACGTTATAAAACTTACTCTATTAGTCTTAATCTATTAGTTACTCATAActataaaataacataaaatcgGAGACTAAGAACCATGTACTCACTGCTTTTCTGAACAATTCCAGCTCCGTGTCAGAGTAATCAGAGGCCATTCTTGTCACATCTGTTTCAGTAATATTCACCTGGCCAGGAAATTTCACAAGTTTACAACTTTCTGTACAGCAGATTCACAGTAAGATTGACTGAGCTTGGATGGAATATCTTATATTTAGAAAAGCTCTGTCTTAATGTGTagtgtttaatattttaatttatcattGGCATATGAGAAGAATTCTAATTTCCCCAAAAACCAGGAGAAAATTAACTGCAGTTATGACTTTaatttgttctaattagcatcacataaaatgtgattttactaCAGACTCTACCAATATGTTTCCTTCCAGTTTGTgtaacattacatttttcatttcaggCTCATTACAAGTGCACAAACATACAGGTAACTtcactttttaaataagaatagaGCTTGACATTGACACAGGAGACCTGTGTCAATGAAATTATGAATTACTGGGACTCTTCTTCATGGCTTGGCCAAGGATAGCCCATATGTTCAATGGGGTTATTTTACAGCAATTAGACAGGTCATGACTGAGGGATGATGGAAAAAAATGAGACCTTGATGAAAGAAAGGGAATTAAATTACAGCTTAGCTCACCAGAGCGTAGTATTGCACACCATCTTCTTCTGACATCCCCTTTCGGATCTGCATGAACATAGGCTGGAGATGAGTGTTGATCACACGGATAAAGTCATCTAGACCTTCATGGGGATAATGTACTGTGGTTGGACAACAAGAAGGAGAAACAAGTCAATTGTTTATTAaatcatagaaaatgtatggcacTACTACTGTCTCATTCCTGTGGCAGTGGTATAATTTGAGGTGGTATATAATTTCGGGAATTATTAACCTTGAGTATTAAGATTATACTATATTGagtccctgaaaaaaaaatccagcatATCCAAGTTCATATACTAAGGGTTTCATAGTTTCAAGTAGTGAAACCTGTTTTCAAGTAAATTTCTTAATACTTAAAAATACAGATTATGAACAACTTCTCCTTTACATCTACAGTTACAGAATTTAACATGACAGAATATAAACTTAAATACCCCCTACCCATAAACTACTAAGCGTTTCTCCTAATAAGACATTGTCATGAACCTGTTCAAGCAATATAAGGCACCTATGGACAATTAATTCTGTAATAtcactgatttatttttaaaaggctaAAGCGATTTCAAGATGACTTGCACAGTAACAAGCTGTGCCAGAGCTGGAGTGAACTACCACAACACAGAATCTTGCATATTaggtttaaattacattttaaattacccAGCCActtttccaggaaaaaaaatcacttctaTTTAACAGATACTTTTTTCTGATGGTACTAATAATTACTGAAATTCATCTGGTAACAGGGGTCACTGAAGAGACTTTGATTTAATTAGGAATTTCCATAAAGCATTACAGTAAATATGACacaaagctgtttttaaaaatagttacaATGTGGATCAGGTACGAACACTGAAGATGAGTAGTCTAAACATAGGGAGTTTTTGAAGTATTTAAGAACTACCAGACTAAAAAATGGATTGAAGCATGACCTTTAATAGAAGAGCACagcctacagaaaaaaaaacattgctcagGCACAACTGTGGGTTTTGGTTTTGATCATGTCTTTCCTGCACTCCTGGCTGTGCAATGACATATAACAATGCAATGCCACCTTTATATTAGACCCCATTCCAACCACATTATTTCAGACTTGTTTCACTTCTCCCtgccccattgtcctcaatgtaataaatgaatccttgagcattgatgttgtaccaacggtcctcaaaactgctgccattacccctcTGCCAAAAAAGCCAACCAAGGCTCTGGACAATCTAAAAACTTTTCACCCCATCTATTGATTGCAAATGGTCGGTGTACCAGTTTGTACTATGAACAAACTGGGTTAGATCAAAGCATCCCAACAGAGCTAGAAAATCCTTAgctaaactggaaaaaaatcctTAGCTAAGACCCTGAATCAATATGTACATTAAAGTCCCCACTAATAAGGATCCTCTTAAATCTGaggcataaaaatgaaaataaatcggCAAAGTCACCTTAAAAGGCTTCATTAGGTATGGGTGgtctatacagtgccttgcgaaagtattcggcccccttgaacttttcaaccttttgccacatttcaggcttcaaacataaagatataaattttttattttatgtgaagaatcacca
This sequence is a window from Lepisosteus oculatus isolate fLepOcu1 chromosome 19, fLepOcu1.hap2, whole genome shotgun sequence. Protein-coding genes within it:
- the nsmce1 gene encoding non-structural maintenance of chromosomes element 1 homolog isoform X1 yields the protein MAKHMTDSHRRFLQSLMCCGIIEGSKARALHRHCCEVHRVHYPHEGLDDFIRVINTHLQPMFMQIRKGMSEEDGVQYYALVNITETDVTRMASDYSDTELELFRKAMDLIVDSETGTASSTEILNLADRLQPKKMKKKETEQVLQRLVQDKWLYEKDGEYTLSTRCIMEMEPYIQNIYQDLVKVCNICRNIAIQGQMCENPECGIKMHIPCVARYFKGRTDPRCPSCNEFWPHEIPDLSCPSPQAPSPGQAMAAKENTTQDTAPSRSKRLRK
- the nsmce1 gene encoding non-structural maintenance of chromosomes element 1 homolog isoform X2 gives rise to the protein MAKHMTDSHRRFLQSLMCCGIIEGSKARALHRHCCEVHRVHYPHEGLDDFIRVINTHLQPMFMQIRKGMSEEDGVQYYALVNITETDVTRMASDYSDTELELFRKAMDLIVDSETGTASSTEILNLADRLQPKKMKKKETEQVLQRLVQDKWLYEDGEYTLSTRCIMEMEPYIQNIYQDLVKVCNICRNIAIQGQMCENPECGIKMHIPCVARYFKGRTDPRCPSCNEFWPHEIPDLSCPSPQAPSPGQAMAAKENTTQDTAPSRSKRLRK